In Oryza sativa Japonica Group chromosome 8, ASM3414082v1, the sequence GTGAAAGCATTTGAAATACGATTCTCTTGGTATAACTATACACAATAATGCACTTGTAATTTGACTATTTCTGAAAATCCTGCCTTATATAAATCAATGGAGGGATGCTTTGTCATGTGGAAAAAGGGTGTATTTTTGTCTGAATCTGGAGTAACTCTGTTCCCTGTTTTTCTCGAGATTCATTTCTTCTCAAAGGGTAAGGGAAGAAAGGTTGAATTAAATTATGCTTAGTCAATGCAATACCAAAAACCTAGGTAGTTTTTTTTGGCTGGGCTCAGTGATCATGGATAGGAATGAGGGGTGGTCTGTTTCAGTAATTGCCTGTGTTCACCTTGTTTGTCCCAGACCCTCTATGCCTATCCCTCTCTCTTGCTGTATTTTGTTCTTTTAACCTCTTCTTCCTTTTATGTAATTTGAATTTCATTTCTGGTAATGGAAATGGGGGCCATGTAGCCCttgatcaaaaaaaaaaaagcactacCAAAAACAGTCACACTGTATTGTGTAATGAGATAGATGAAATATGTTATTTCCCTTTTCATTTCCTTCTTCAACAAATTATGGCCTAATTGCAACTCTATGTCTGTACCTATGCTCTGTTCATGTTGTTACTTGTTACTAGGGACATCCAGTAGTTGTACTTATTTTTCTTTATCAGAGTTCATATGATTAATAATATGCACTGATTCAAATGTGTTAGTCTTCACttcaagctttttttttaataacaaattCACTTCAAATGTTGACCAATGCCTTTTCACCTTTCAGTATACCAGCCAAACGGTGCTGCACCAATATCCTCAACTGATAAGCCAATATCAGCAAGATGGAGAATACTGATGCCTGATGGCTCCTATGGCAAGTATCCTAAACCTAGGCGCCTGGCAGCATCGGAAATACCTGAAATTGTCGAACAATATCGTCAAGCCGCCATTAATGCCATTGAAGCAGGTAAAGATGCAACACATAAATTTGCAATCAGTCCAACCATGGGCCATCGGAAATCTCACCGATTTTCTGATATGGAGATGAATCACATGTACAGGTTTTGATGGCATTGAGATCCATGGTGCTCATGGCTATATCATTGATCAATTCCTAAAGGATGGAATCAATGACCGCACTGACGAGTATGGTGGCTCACTTTCCAACCGCTGCCGGTTCCTACTTGAGGTAACTAGGGCTGTGGTTTCTGCCATTGGAGCAGACCGAGTCGCGGTGAGGATATCACCAGCCATTGATCACCTTGACGCCTATGATTCAGACCCCATTAAGCTCGGCATGGCCGTTGTTGAGCGGCTGAATGCTCTCCAGCAGCAGTCAGGGCGGCTCGCCTACCTCCACGTCACGCAGCCACGGTACACCGCCTACGGGCAGACCGAGTCTGGGCAGCATGGCAGTGCCGAGGAGGAGAGCCGCCTGATGCGCACCCTCCGGGGCACGTACCAGGGCACATTCATGTGCAGTGGCGGCTACACGCGGGAGCTTGGGTTGGAAGCAGTGGAGAGCGGCGATGCCGACCTGGTGTCGTACGGGCGGCTCTTCATATCAAACCCGGACCTGGTCGAGCGGTTCAGGCTGAACGCCGGGCTGAACAAGTACGTGCGTAAGACATTCTACACGCCCGATCCTGTCGTGGGTTACACGGACTATCCGTTCCTCGGACAGCCTAAGTCGCGGATGTAAATGTACTGCGGGATAAGTAAATCAAGGATACGATTGTGTATTGTAAGGAAAATAAAGGGCAACGGTGAGGTGATTTAGCTTATTTTTGGGACCTAATTTGACGGTAATTTATTCTTTCACCAAATCTGATATGATCCATTGCTGATTCAGTAGCTACTCTAGCCTATGTAAACCTTGGGTCATCAGCACAGATTGTATCTATATGTGTATTGCATAATGTTTCATATCAGTTGTCTAGCAGATTTATGCATCGTACCAGTTAGTAACTGTTATTTTGATGGGAAAAGTCAACCAAGCAGGCTTCATATGGTCAAGATTGCAACGTGAATATGGTTGTAATCGTATTTGTCACACCGTTCTCAAATCTAATTTCGAATCACAAGCTCACAAAACCCAATCTCAAATTCACCTCTCCCATATTTGCATTATCTATTCTTTTATGTCGACAAATTTAAACTACGATGCACAAGGAATTACTCTGATGTCTGAACTTCTGAAGATTAAAGGAAAATTCAGACACCCTCGCCTAGTCTGCATCATGACACTTCAGGAGGGTGATCAGATAGGAGCTGGTGGAAAACGTGCTCTAATTATTAAAGCTAACCTTGCTGTTTCCCAGTATTTATTTCTGAATTGTACTTGTAGCGTGAAGAATCGAAGCacgcaggtacaatagtaggctataatccagtaataaacatattttaaagagataaagaaaaagagagaagagcagcgggctacagatctgtagccagctgcagcacgaactaTAAgatataatgtgtgtatgataggtgggaccaggtattaatagtatagtaagcactattgtataaattaactattacattggctatagatgatttggagctagtaatggactatactattaaacttgctctaagcggCTAGCTATAGCATGGGTCTATCCGTGCTCTTCGTGCAGTACCCACGTAGGAGtagatggaaaaaaaatgcttcTTTATAGATCATGTAACTGTCACGCCTGATGATTTTTTATATGCGTACAATAATGTAGCCGTCAAAATTCCTCATCGTTTATTAGAGGCCGTGATACCTACGTATGTACGCTATGGAATAGTTTAGCACCCGGAGAGAGAGTGCGAATTGATGAAGTACTTTAACTGAAAGTTAAAATTTATTACACAGGACACTCTAACTTGGTGATTTTAGCTTTTTTAAAGAAGACATACATTGTCGAAAAGTCAATATTTGGAAGTGGACAACGGCTTGTGATTTTAGCTATAGGGACACCGTAAAAGTGAAGTTTTGGGGAAACACTgtcgaaaaataaaaagagtggGAGAACTTTCAAATTCTCTCAGCCTacccatatactccctccatctatttttgatggtcatatttctaaatctaaaaagtttattttttaaggcatatttcaattcaacaacttatcctcttaatgactttctcggatttaatgcatgactctccattcttccacacaagattgacTACATGggtatcgagaaatgtaaatattaatgaatcgcttgtttaagAGAAATGACTAGTAgtatgtttaaatggatgataagtagaattacttatccttggtctgtgtgccaagatgaaatacgactatcaaaagtagatggagagagtaatagttagctctttacaattaatacatggcccacttgtctctcttacagagtttcttggttcttgtgtctaagccggctgtaagtttacagcctgcttctcctctctctcctctcttctctcctccacctcagcatttagccgacttatagcctactattatacttgctcttagatGCACTTTGAGATTTGTGCACCAGAGAACAAGTGGGAGAACTTTCGAATTTTGGGCCATCATATGCGTTTTGAGATTCGTGGGCCagagagaaaataaaagacAAGCACACTCAAAGCATGGGAACTGAACCTAGGACCTCACCTTCACGCCCTAGTAGCGCTACCAATTACACTATCACCTTTCTACTTAGTCATATGTAAGTTACGCCCTAGCAACCTCTAACGAAGTGCTACTCTCTGGATACGCATACAAAGTATTGAATGCGCACGAAGAGGCACGACTTACCACTACGCCCACGCGGCTTTGCCTCCATCTCGAAGCGTGTCATCTTCATGGATCTATCTCATGTAGGCAAAGCTAGTTGTCGCCACCATGCGGGAAGTGACTGTCTTCCAGTATCCTTAGATGTGTGCGATGGGGATCAGTTGTGTACTTGTGTTGTACAGGGTTGAACCTAACCAGGTCCATATGAACTAGGTAGACACCGAGGTATCCTAGTCATTTCATGTGTTTTCTCTCCTAAATTGGTcggaaatattaaaaaaatagaggaggTGTTCACGGATAAATATCCACTTTCCGATAGTAAATATTCACTTCACATTTCCGATAGTAAATATCTACTTCCGTGTGTTTTAACTTGTATATTTATAGAGtgatttatcacatattaatctatcttattgatttttttatatttctataACCATTTGGATGATATGTAAATAACGAGATGATAGTTTATTAGATACCACTCGCTTGTTTAGGTATACAACATCATTGATAACTTGTTATCTTTGCAAGTACttatatcattttttaaaaagaaaaaacaactgATTGAAGtttaaattaatataatataagATGGTGTCCAGTTATGAGTActtaaaaacggagggagcattGTCGTTGGGACATTCCAAAGGAGATTAAAATGGAGGACACCATTCATGATTTGACTCCAAACTACTGGAAATTATTCTCACACCAGACACCACGATCGACCAAACCCTGCCGGCTGCCGATCGAGTATATAATATGGCTATTAATTTGCTAGACGATCGAGTTAGCTAGCCGCTGCCACCGAACTTGGACTTGAGCCTCCTCACCTCGGCCTCGGCCAAGAATGTCCCCTTCACCACGTAGGAAGTCGGCAGGTTGTTGGCGAAGAGCGCGTAGTCGAGGATCTGCAGGCCGGGGTTCGAGCTGCTGTACGCCGCgaacgccaccgccgtcgtgtcgccggTGTTGTACTGGAAGTGGAGCAGGCCCTGCGGGAACACGAACATCCCGCCCTTGCTCACCTCCTTGTAGTACACCTTGTTGTCGCTGGAGGAGATGAAGCCGGCGACCAAGGCGCCGTCCAGGACGTAGAGGAGCTCGGAGCCGGCCGGATGGGTGTGCAGCGGCACGACGCCGCCGGGGAGGATGTCGACGCGGGAGGCGGAGATGCCGAGGCCGTTCACGGCGGGGTACTGCTGCACGAACGCCGAGGCGAGGCTGGTGTTGAAGGGCCTGATGAGGATCCCCGGCCTGGCCAGGGCGCCGCTGTAGAAGTCCGCGGCGGtgaccgtcgccgccggcctgcaCTGGTAGCCCGACGGCGTGTCGGCGCCGAGGGGCAGGTTGGCGACGCAGAAGTCCTGCGTcagcgcggtggtggtggtggagacggcggagaggaggatcATGGTGGAGAGGAGAACCGGGAGCAGCGGCGTCGACGACATGGTGGATTACTACTGTAGCTAGGTGATGAGATGACTGAACAGTGGTGTATTGTTGGGCTATTTATACACGGGAAGGACGGGGCGTGCGCAtgcatgcgcgcgcgcgcgtgtagGTGTGGAGGTGTGGTGTACGAGCAGAGCAACGTGCGGGAAGTTGACGACGCTTTGCTGGTTGCGTGTGCAGGGAAGCGCGCGTCCGTGCGAGGCCTTGACGATTGGCAACTTTGCAAGACGGGTACGAGTGTATGACGACGATCACACGCCGgccaatgaagatgaagagatTTTTTTCTCCAGGTGCTATCTTCCCCCTTCGTGGTTGATGCGTTCGTCATTTTTACGGCGGATGCACGGGGCCCGCTCCAGCCGGCGAGTCGCCGCGGCGGTAGCGGCACCGGCCGACTGTAATCTGAGGGGATTTTCGGAGCGGAGCCATT encodes:
- the LOC4345762 gene encoding 12-oxophytodienoate reductase 7, with protein sequence MDRPPPDQQRQKQAPLFSPYQMPRFRLNHRVVLAPMTRCRAIGGVPGPALAEYYAQRTTQGGLLISEGTVVSPAGPGFPHVPGIYNQEQTDAWKKVVDAVHAKGGIFFCQLWHVGRASHQVYQPNGAAPISSTDKPISARWRILMPDGSYGKYPKPRRLAASEIPEIVEQYRQAAINAIEAGFDGIEIHGAHGYIIDQFLKDGINDRTDEYGGSLSNRCRFLLEVTRAVVSAIGADRVAVRISPAIDHLDAYDSDPIKLGMAVVERLNALQQQSGRLAYLHVTQPRYTAYGQTESGQHGSAEEESRLMRTLRGTYQGTFMCSGGYTRELGLEAVESGDADLVSYGRLFISNPDLVERFRLNAGLNKYVRKTFYTPDPVVGYTDYPFLGQPKSRM
- the LOC9271637 gene encoding germin-like protein 8-13 precursor, with product MSSTPLLPVLLSTMILLSAVSTTTTALTQDFCVANLPLGADTPSGYQCRPAATVTAADFYSGALARPGILIRPFNTSLASAFVQQYPAVNGLGISASRVDILPGGVVPLHTHPAGSELLYVLDGALVAGFISSSDNKVYYKEVSKGGMFVFPQGLLHFQYNTGDTTAVAFAAYSSSNPGLQILDYALFANNLPTSYVVKGTFLAEAEVRRLKSKFGGSG